A window of Chitinivorax sp. B genomic DNA:
GCACTTGATAGGCACAGTTCCCGTGCATTGCGCCCAACACATGCACTCGTACCCATCAGATCTGTTTTATCGCTCGCGTGAACCGGTATGATCAGGTATGGTCCGTAACATGGCGGATGGCCACCAGCTTACCGGTTGGCTGGGCAACCGCATGGGCAACGACAACTGCAAGGCCATTTCACCATCGCGCATTGCAAACAGTTCAAAAAAACCAGCCTCGGCCAAGTCGCACATCACTTCGCGCAGACTACCCAGCGCCACTGCACGATCGGCTGGTTCAGCCTCAACATCGTAGGCAAGGCGGCTCAACGCCACCCAGTCGCGGACTGCCGACAAACAAGCCTCACGCTCGCCCGTCGACCAAGCAGCCAGTCCCAGCCCGGATACAGCTTCTGCTGACGAGCAATGCGACAGGCCGTCGGCTGTTTGCATCGAGTGAACCAACCTGCATGGCGACTGCTGAAGATTTGATCCATCACATTGCATGGGAGACATCCGTATAAGATTGGTTTGCAGCATACCCAAATTCACATACGGCTTGCTATCGATATAATGACGGCTGATAACGCAAACATGCCAAACATGACCAACGTACCGGATCTTTTCGCCTTTTCAATTCGGCAGGAAGAGGCATACCGCTCGCAGGCCCATCACCATTTGGAAGGGCAGTTGTTCTTTCTGATCAGTGGCCTTGTCATCATCAATGCAGGAGAAAGCAGCTGGGTCATGCCGCCTGGCGCGATTGGCTGGGTACCGCCCAACTGCGTACACTCAGCACACAGTTATGGCCCCACGGCTGGCTACTCCAGCTATTTCTCTCCTCAGCTGTGCCGGCAATTGCCTGAACAACCCGCAGTCATGAAAAGCAGCGATCTGATCCCGCCGCTCATTGCACGCATTGCCGAACTGGATCCGACACAGCCAAGAACACCACAACAACAACGATTGATCGATGTCCTGTTGGATGAACTTCAGGTTGCCCCTAATGAGCCGCTCCGGCTGCCGTTTCCGGCCGACCGCCGACTGGCCGCCATCGCACATGCACTGATGGATCAGGTCGCAGATAACCGGGACTTGCCCGCATGGGCCCGATGGGCTGGCATCAGCGCTCGTTCGATCAGCCGCAAATTTGTCGAGGAAACAGGCATGACCTTCGCCCAATGGCGACAGATGGCGCGCTTGGTCAAGGCATTGGAATGGTTAGCAGAGGGGCGTCCCGTGACGGATGTGGGGCTATCACTGGGTTACGACAGTGTCAGCGCATTTATCGCTGCATTCAAGCGCCATTTCGGCAAGACACCAGGCGCCTATTTTACCCAAGCGACAGAAGACAAGGCTGTGCAATGGGCAGCCCCGCTCTGGCCAACAGCCCCTGACATATCGTCATGACAGGGGCTGCAGTCAACAGATTCCTTACCTGACCTGCTGTCTGACACGATCATGATGGGCCGGAATCGCGGGAGGTACGGCTATCATCATGAAAGGCTGTCTACCGCACGCTAGTACAGAAACCCTGACGCGGATCGTTATTGATCCAGTGCCTTACGGGCGGTAACCCGCACTTTACTGATGTAATAGCTGCTAGTACCTTCAAAGCCGGAATCGGTTCCGACAAAGATGGTCAACGCGCCATATTGATCTGTACGAACTTTGATCGGCTTGGCACGATTGTTCAGCACACGCATGCTGAATGGGTTGGTGGCAGTACACTTGCCCGCGCCAGCCAGATTGCCGACAACAACCGCATTGGCACCACTGTTCATTTGATTACCCTTGTCTGCCAGAAAGCGTATCCAGCCATCCAGGTAAACGGCATCAGCTGGCGCAAAGCTGGTTGCACCTACCTTTACCGCGACAGCCTCACCAGGCGCACCACCAATACCATAGCAACCCGTGGCGACATTGGCCAACAGGTTCACATCAATAGTCACGTTGTAGTAAGTCAACGGATGCAACCCACCCAGTGGACGACGTGCATACATGAACAGATCATCACTATGGTTGTTGCCAGACAAATAAATGCCGAATTTATTGTTATGTGGTGCGGGCAAACGGGCGTGCATCGCTGTCAATTGATAGAACGATTCTTCACCATTCGGATAATCGGCAAACCCGGTTTCCCAGCCTTGCAGACCGTCAACAAAGTCAAACGAGTGTTTGAGCTTGTCCATACGCACGGTCAATGTATTGCGCGGGAGAGCTGCTGATTCCGCGATATCGTCATCATTGGCATATGCGCTGCCAGCCACCAGACCGAAGCCCACGATACCACCCGCCAACCATTTCAGTGCTTTGTTTTGCATGATTGCTAACCTTTGTAAGGTAAATTGAACATATGTTGGCCAACGGTAATTGGCCAACAGACGCCACCACGTGTCATGGCAGCGGCCGGATTTTACATAAAAACAAAAAAACTTAAACCTTTTAAAAACTTACGAAACTACAGATACAAACTCATTTACACTGTCACAAATAGTGACTTTCTTAAAAATTTTCATCACAAAACTTCAGCACCAGATTGTAATGAAACAGAATTTCATCACCACATAAAATGTTCAATATTTGATCTTTATCAAAATATTAAAAATATATACATTATTTTGAAATTTATATAATATTCCAAAAAATAGAAGAAACCTTTTCTGGCATTGCCTTGGTTGGTGTGCAACTTTTCGAGAAAGTAAGGCATGCCCACGCAACTTTCCTGCTATTCCTACTGTCAGGGTTTATGCAGGTGAGTACTCAAGGAAAAAGCCGGTTGCTCCGGAGGCCTTGCCGCCATCTTGCGCCTCACCTGATATCGCGATATGAGGCCGATACAGATAATGCAAGGCCTGAAAAATGGAAGATTTGAGCGAGTGCTCAATGACGAAATAAGTGTGCGCAGGATAGCGCCACCAGTGCAATGGCGAGCGGAATGGTGGCGGAAAAACCCACGAACTTGAAACCGAGAGCACCAAGAACCGCCCCCAGAAAGAACGCGATCACCAAGGCCAAGTGAATGCGTAGTTTGCGGCGATTGGCCGCTACCGGCTGGGTATCTTCACCAGTCAGTTGCTGGTTCCAATAACACAGCTTGCCCAATTCGATACCAATATCAGTCACCAAGCCTGTGACATGTGTTGTACGGATTTCGGCATTGGATATCTTGGTGATCAGCGCATTTTGCAAACCCATGATGTAGCACAATAGAATCGCAGTCAGCGATGTGCTGACAATTTCATGTGGCAACAAGGCACCACCAATCAGGCCGAACAATAGCAATAACAAGGCCTCCAGCATCAAAGTCGGTGCATAGATGCTGTGTGGATGATTGCGCTTGGTATAGTTGACCAATAGTGCTGTTGTGGCGGCACCGGCCACAAACGCAGCCATGGACAACAATGCCCCAAGCGCAATGATCACTTGACCCAATACCAGATGATCGGCAGCAGAAGACAGCATGCCAGTCATGTGGGACGTATATTGACCAATCGCCAGAAAGCCCCCGGCATTCAACGCCCCGGCAATGAAGGCCAGCGCAAGACCCAGATGCAGATTGGCGCGTGCACTACGTTGCGGTGCAGTCAGTTGAGAAAGATAGTCAAGCGGCATGAGACTCCAGGCGGGCTCGTCACAAACTAATACAGGCTGCCAGTTTAATTCGTTTTTCAGATGGAAACGATAGACAGGTCGCTTTGTATTCAGGTAGTACCCCACACCGCTGACACATGGTAGTACTGACCAGATGGTGCGGGCATGCAACGTTTTACCCAGTAAGCAGGTCAATTCAACGACCTACCCTATCAACCTGTTCCACGTTACGAGACTGCCTATGCCTCATGATGTCAGCCTGATCACCACCCTCGCCGCCGGCTTTGGCTTGGCGATGATTTTCGGTTATGTCACTTCTCGGCTAAAAATGCCCCCGCTGGTGGGTTACCTGTTGGCAGGCATCATGATCGGCCCAGCAACACCCGGCTTTGTCGCCGATATGGAGCTGGCAGGCCAGTTGGCAGAAATCGGGGTGATGCTGCTGATGTTTGGTGTGGGGTTGCATTTCTCATTGGCAGATCTGCTGGCTGTCAAACGCATCGCCATCCCTGGTGCCATTGTGCAAATTGCCGTGGCCACTGCGCTGGGTATGGGAACCGCAGCGTTGTGGGGGTGGAACCTGGGTGCCGCACTGGTTTTCGGCTTGGCGTTGTCGGTAGCCAGCACCGTAGTGTTGCTTAGAGCACTGGAATCAAAAGGCGTACTTGAATCATTGAATGGTCGAATCGCTGTCGGCTGGCTGGTAGTCGAGGATCTGGTAATGGTCCTGGTTTTGGTCCTGCTGCCACCACTGGCCGGTTTACTAGGTGGCCACAGCCCAGCCTCAACATCTGCCATGCAGCCTTTATGGATGACCATTGGCATTACCTTTGCCAAAGTAGCAACCTTCATCGCCTTGATGCTGGTGGTCGGTAAACGGTTGTTCCCTCGTCTGTTATGGTTGGTAGCCCGCACAGGGTCACGCGAGTTATTCACGTTATGCGTCATCTCCGCCGCTGTTGGCGTGGCTTATGGCTCGGCAGTCTTGTTCGATGTTTCATTTGCGCTTGGCGCCTTTTTTGCCGGCATGATGATGCGTGAATCCGAGTTCAGCCATCGCGCTGCCGATGAATCCCTGCCGTTGCGCGATGCGTTCTCCGTATTATTCTTTGTATCAGTCGGTATGTTGTTCGACCCACAGGTGCTGCTGCAGGAACCGGTCAAGGTATTGACTGTTGCGGCCATCATTATCGTTGGCAAGACGCTTGCCGCCATTGTGCTGGTACTGGCATTCCGCTACCCCTTGAATACCGCGCTGACGGTTGGTGCCAGCCTGGCTCAGATTGGTGAGTTTTCTTTCATCCTGGCAGGGTTGGGTATGTCACTTGGCTTATTGCCCGCAGCTGGGCAAAGCCTGATCCTGGCAGGTGCATTGATCTCGATAGCCCTCAATTCGCTGTTGTTTGCCGCCATCGAACCAGCCCAGGCCTGGATCCGCATGCGATCTGAATTCGCCCGCCGCCTGGAACAACGTGATGACCCACTTGCCGAACTACCCATGACCACGGACCCCGCCCTGCTGACTGGTCAAGTAGTGTTGGTAGGTTATGGCCGGGTGGGTCATCGGGTTGCCAAAACGCTTCGAGAGCAACAAGTTCCATTTGTTGTCGCCGAACAGAACCGAGAGCTGGTCGAGCAACTGCGCGCCACCCACACCCCTGCCGTGTCCGGCGATGCATCAGACCCTGCCGTACTGATCCAGGCCCATATCGCCCGTGCCAGCATGCTGGTCGTCACCGCACCAGATTCGCTCAAGGCAAGACAGATGGTGGAAATTGCCCGAACCCTCAATCCCACAGTCGAGATCGTATTCCGTGGGCACAACGATGAGGAAGCGGCCATGTGGCAACAAGATCAGATTGGGCAGGTTTTCCTGTGGGAGCAAGAGCTGGCACGTGGTATCAGCCAGCATGTGTTGACGCGATTCGGTAAAGCGACGGGGCACTGATACCACTAACTGGTCTCATAAGCTCAAAAACGCATTGTTTCTGAATACACCAGTATCGATTTGAGCAGTGACGGCGCGCAACGTAGCGCCGCTCAATCAGTCATAGACACCATTCACCAATACCCAAATGCAACGTGGCTGGACTCGCCCTCGGATACTGGGTGTATCGAATAGCGATACGTCATCATCCAAACAGCAATCATCCTTCTGACAGCCCCAGATGATCCGATAAGATGGCAAGCCTGCCCCTGGCTAAGTGACTGCCCATGACTGAGACCACGCTTGCCCTCTGTAAATCAGCCTTTCCCGGCCTATTGATGTGGCTATCAGGACTATGCCTCAGCAATCAGGCATTGGACAAACCACATGTCGATCTATCCAAGACCGGCACCATCCTGCAACAAGTTGTCTCCATCCCCATGGATGAACGCTATCGGTTCCAATTACGATTCGTCTTCCAGAACCGGGAGCTGGCTGCACAGTCTGCCATCTCGGGCCAAGCACCCGGCGCCCATCACCAAGCCTGCAAAGACGAAGCACGCTACGCCACCTTATCTGAAGCTGAAAAACGGGAAACCGGTGCTGCACTGGATATGGAAGTGGTGGTTGCATCCCTGGACGGGAAAACACTACATAGCCATCGCTTTCAGTCACGTTGTGTGGACAGTAGTGGCGATCTGACCAAAACGCGTCAATTCGGTTATATCGACTTCACCAAAGGAAAATATCAACTCACCATCATCAATCACGTACCAGTTCCACAAGAAGTCGGCACAGAGGCTGCCTTAATGCTTACTGGAGCTGGGGCGGGCTATCCTTGATGTTTCAATCATCAAGGGTAAGCTCACATAACAGAACAACTTAACCCGCTTGCCCAAATATCCACGAAACAGGCGGAATTAATTTTGATTCAACGAACCGACCATACGATAGACAATGGAATATACACTGATCACCACTCATAGCGAACAGTTTCTATGTGACCGCTATCAGCTTAATCACATCGACAACCATGAAGATCTGATCGCAGGCTATCTGCAACTGGCGGAGAAACATCCAGACCACCGCGTGTTGCTGACGTTGGATGACATCGACCAGGCGGGTTATACCTCGATGCACACCAAGCATAAACATGATCTGGACGATACAGCAGACTACGACCTTTCCTCACTGGGGCCGGACTGCTTTGAAGATGGTGAACATCAAGGCTACCTGACCAGCAAGGATGAATTTTTCATTCGCGAAGGCAATTTCCGCAAACACTGTGATGGCGTATCGCTGGAAGATCTCTACAAAAAGGGCATCAACCTGTTCGACGATACTCCCGACTAATTCACTTCAGCAAACCTGAATCTGTTGTCCATCCTTGACCAGCCGCCCTATATCTTGCTGGTACCCGTCAAACACAACTACGAAACGCTGTACGCATTTCCAAATGGCTACTTCTCGTGCGATCTGAGTCCGTTTGAGAACTGGCTACTAGCTAAGTACATGGAGGTGGAATTTGGCTATCGATTGATGGGATTGGGCGCATCACATATCGCCTTCATCCGACCCAATGAGCTTGATGAGGTGCAGGTTGATAAACTGATCGACTTTCTGCTACGCCTTTATCCCAATCACGACGAGGAAGACAATTTACCCAATTTGCTTGGTCAGATCATTCGCCAGCAAAAATTGCTGGTGTTGCGATATGTTGAATGAACAGCTTTACCAGGCTTGTGGTTACAGCATCAAGCCAATCGCTACTATTTCCTGACTGCTTTCGACTGGGCATGGTAGCTACGCACATCCACAACAGCAGTGTAGTCAGCTGGGTTGACCGTACCGTTAATCAACGGTCGCGGCTCCAACGACCGTAACAGAAACTCCCGCCCCGCAGCACGTACTGCAAGGCGCCAGTTGGGCTCACCACCATTCCAGTGCAAGGCAATCAATTGTGGTCGGATACGGGCACCGGTGAGCCAGAAGATAGCTTGTGCTTCGCCAGCTACAGCACACACGACATCGGCTGGACAACGAGTATCCTGATAACCAACAAACTGCAGCTGAAAGTCATTTGGGGCGGGCGGCATGCTGGCTTGAAAACGCATGGTCAGTGTTGCCGGTTCGGACGCATCAGGACCCGCGATGGCAACCATTGGCATTACCAATAATGCGGATACCAGCAGGCAGTGCTGAAGAGTACAGATAATGCGCTTCATACGGTCACCTCAAACATGTTCGGACAAATTAGACGGTATTGCTTACAACTGTTGCAGATTGACGTGGGTA
This region includes:
- the ybaL gene encoding YbaL family putative K(+) efflux transporter, whose product is MPHDVSLITTLAAGFGLAMIFGYVTSRLKMPPLVGYLLAGIMIGPATPGFVADMELAGQLAEIGVMLLMFGVGLHFSLADLLAVKRIAIPGAIVQIAVATALGMGTAALWGWNLGAALVFGLALSVASTVVLLRALESKGVLESLNGRIAVGWLVVEDLVMVLVLVLLPPLAGLLGGHSPASTSAMQPLWMTIGITFAKVATFIALMLVVGKRLFPRLLWLVARTGSRELFTLCVISAAVGVAYGSAVLFDVSFALGAFFAGMMMRESEFSHRAADESLPLRDAFSVLFFVSVGMLFDPQVLLQEPVKVLTVAAIIIVGKTLAAIVLVLAFRYPLNTALTVGASLAQIGEFSFILAGLGMSLGLLPAAGQSLILAGALISIALNSLLFAAIEPAQAWIRMRSEFARRLEQRDDPLAELPMTTDPALLTGQVVLVGYGRVGHRVAKTLREQQVPFVVAEQNRELVEQLRATHTPAVSGDASDPAVLIQAHIARASMLVVTAPDSLKARQMVEIARTLNPTVEIVFRGHNDEEAAMWQQDQIGQVFLWEQELARGISQHVLTRFGKATGH
- a CDS encoding YoaK family protein gives rise to the protein MPLDYLSQLTAPQRSARANLHLGLALAFIAGALNAGGFLAIGQYTSHMTGMLSSAADHLVLGQVIIALGALLSMAAFVAGAATTALLVNYTKRNHPHSIYAPTLMLEALLLLLFGLIGGALLPHEIVSTSLTAILLCYIMGLQNALITKISNAEIRTTHVTGLVTDIGIELGKLCYWNQQLTGEDTQPVAANRRKLRIHLALVIAFFLGAVLGALGFKFVGFSATIPLAIALVALSCAHLFRH
- a CDS encoding helix-turn-helix transcriptional regulator, with the protein product MPNMTNVPDLFAFSIRQEEAYRSQAHHHLEGQLFFLISGLVIINAGESSWVMPPGAIGWVPPNCVHSAHSYGPTAGYSSYFSPQLCRQLPEQPAVMKSSDLIPPLIARIAELDPTQPRTPQQQRLIDVLLDELQVAPNEPLRLPFPADRRLAAIAHALMDQVADNRDLPAWARWAGISARSISRKFVEETGMTFAQWRQMARLVKALEWLAEGRPVTDVGLSLGYDSVSAFIAAFKRHFGKTPGAYFTQATEDKAVQWAAPLWPTAPDISS